The following coding sequences are from one Cercospora beticola chromosome 4, complete sequence window:
- a CDS encoding uncharacterized protein (MEROPS:MER0000457), translated as MASLPTREAPDSSAAQTNANKILVSIQDQLRGPGGAVAIVKDGETLARHTYGYADLDRRIPLTPQMHMPICSISKQMVCLVLVSLKYEPTPLMAQFSGDIWEQLAVELQKVLPHLVERGLTVPDLYNMQSGIRDYWAMTTLWGAEPEGQFSIALDAPQAIARTKSFHFEPGTEYSYSNVNFHNLGSMIEAVAGQSLGQLLDERVFKAAGMRSAALCPNTAGHPLPVIGYDGDEKHGYKAGINRIEWSGDAGIVATLDDMIAYEKWLDKTYAAEGSLYNTIAKSTTYRDGSVAKYGYGLARGETAGKAWLGHGGALRGFRLWRMHLPEEHLSIVVMFNHEGDSAAPADAILKRLLNWQEPERALSTAESNLFGAYLDFETQLLVRVEKSDDEGYVNVTYHIAPEKTRLTSGTSVESKGMTANLEADTLHVQRLRDNRALQAKRLTDLKGEEALPKGDQYTGSYHCADSDSIFHCFGAGSMLYGSFDGFLGNGPAHVMRYIGEDVWLLSNPRGMDAPAPGDWTVVFRRDGSGVVTNVTIGCWLARRNAYTRVS; from the coding sequence ATGGCTTCGCTCCCCACCAGAGAAGCACCGGACTCGAGCGCTGCTCAAACAAACGCCAACAAAATCCTCGTCAGTATCCAGGACCAACTTCGCGGCCCAGGAGGCGCCGTCGCTATTGTCAAAGATGGCGAGACTCTTGCCAGGCATACATATGGCTACGCAGATCTCGATCGCCGGATCCCCCTCACGCCTCAAATGCACATGCCAATCTGCTCCATCTCGAAGCAAATGGTCTGCTTAGTGCTGGTATCTCTAAAGTACGAGCCGACACCGCTGATGGCACAGTTCTCTGGGGATATCTGGGAGCAGCTTGCCGTGGAGTTGCAAAAGGTGCTTCCTCACCTGGTGGAGCGTGGTCTGACAGTGCCCGATCTCTACAACATGCAATCCGGGATTCGTGACTATTGGGCAATGACTACACTTTGGGGTGCTGAACCTGAAGGGCAGTTCAGCATCGCCTTGGACGCACCACAGGCCATTGCACGGACCAAATCTTTCCACTTCGAGCCTGGCACGGAGTACTCCTACTCCAACGTCAACTTCCACAACCTTGGAAGCATGATCGAAGCTGTGGCCGGCCAGTCCCTGGGTCAGCTTCTTGATGAGCGAGTCTTCAAGGCTGCTGGAATGAGAAGTGCGGCCTTGTGCCCAAATACAGCTGGTCATCCTTTGCCCGTTATTGGTTACGATGGTGACGAGAAACATGGCTACAAGGCCGGCATCAATCGGATCGAGTGGTCAGGAGATGCTGGAATAGTTGCTACGCTAGACGACATGATCGCATACGAGAAGTGGCTCGACAAGACTTatgctgcagaaggcagTCTTTACAACACAATAGCCAAGTCTACAACTTACAGAGATGGCTCAGTCGCAAAGTATGGCTACGGACTCGCTCGCGGAGAGACTGCTGGTAAAGCCTGGCTCGGCCATGGAGGTGCTCTCAGGGGATTTCGACTGTGGCGCATGCATTTGCCTGAAGAGCATCTCTCAATCGTGGTGATGTTCAACCACGAGGGAGATTCTGCTGCGCCCGCTGACGCCATCCTGAAACGTCTGCTGAACTGGCAAGAACCTGAGAGAGCCTTGAGCACGGCAGAGTCCAACCTTTTCGGGGCCTATCTGGATTTCGAGACTCAGCTTCTAGTTCGAGTTGAGAAGTCTGATGATGAAGGATATGTTAACGTCACATATCACATTGCCCCAGAGAAAACCAGGCTGACAAGTGGCACAAGTGTTGAGTCAAAGGGCATGACTGCGAATTTAGAAGCCGATACTTTGCACGTACAACGCTTGCGCGACAACAGAGCCTTACAGGCGAAGCGTCTTACCGATCTAAAGGGCGAAGAGGCATTGCCTAAAGGTGACCAGTATACGGGCAGCTACCATTGCGCTGATTCTGATAGCATTTTCCATTGTTTCGGAGCAGGCTCAATGCTCTACGGCTCCTTTGATGGTTTTCTTGGCAATGGTCCAGCGCATGTGATGCGATATATCGGCGAGGATGTTTGGCTACTTTCGAATCCGCGTGGAATGGATGCACCTGCACCTGGGGATTGGACTGTTGTGTTCAGACGAGACGGCAGTGGGGTCGTCACGAATGTCACGATCGGATGTTGGCTCGCAAGAAGGAATGCCTATACCAGGGTCTCGTGA